One window of the Thalassoroseus pseudoceratinae genome contains the following:
- a CDS encoding outer membrane protein assembly factor BamB family protein encodes MRLMFALLLAIGTTVFAEEALPDDNSPAWNFHRGPGFDGHVTDTEIVETVPPEGPPVLWTRTLGKGFSGFSGDGNRVYTQYQTLGGQYVVCLDAHTGETVWEYRYAFPYQHVGLYPGPRSTPTLYQDKVYFTGPSGELGCLTAARGKKVWVRNVFEDFEVEPVEFGFSCSPVIVDDTLYLPVGAPGASMVALNPQTGETLWKAGDEPISHVSVYPIRLRGQRVLLTYLRNSLLAFDDRGHILWRKFLSAGYDEHAAWPIYSEPYLWISGPFQAGSELLELTLDPPAAKTVWKKKVLSNDVCSSVLVEGHVYGFDVRDAQSKLHRPSRGEFQCVELLTGEVQWTNGSPNMRRSLSDETDGSEVIGQATVLVADDKLILLNDLGELIVAKVNPLKYEELWRVHLLKGDICWTQPMLLNGCLYARNQTRLVSVLLQSPEASHIPTDRPLMTIDDLPQSEYRDWTQILLPIEPYYSMDAPTVSESWDWFGISHLLLVAGIVLAAIVTGVVRLIDLRSPTQSQNVSGNSRQHIFRNTCWLSWFFAGLLGTTLISQQLDRFIFTWPLSLFVVFQMTLYRTGGRTELTMPSRLLNLVCIVLFLGLSVVYFLLCRRLSLAFEWSFLAAYPAAVPFSLLARWFSKSPRFPRILECVVTVVSWCVYFWTAVGIIVWKYHQ; translated from the coding sequence ATGCGTCTCATGTTCGCTTTACTTCTCGCAATCGGCACAACAGTTTTCGCGGAGGAAGCCCTACCGGATGACAATTCGCCCGCGTGGAATTTCCATCGTGGCCCCGGTTTTGATGGACACGTTACAGACACGGAGATCGTCGAAACGGTCCCGCCGGAAGGTCCGCCCGTGCTGTGGACACGGACATTGGGAAAAGGGTTCTCAGGATTTTCTGGGGATGGCAATCGTGTTTACACGCAGTATCAAACGTTGGGCGGTCAATACGTTGTCTGTCTGGATGCCCACACGGGGGAAACGGTTTGGGAGTACCGCTACGCTTTCCCTTACCAACACGTCGGTTTGTATCCGGGACCGCGATCTACGCCGACGTTGTACCAAGACAAGGTGTACTTCACCGGACCGAGTGGCGAACTCGGTTGCCTGACCGCTGCCCGCGGCAAGAAAGTTTGGGTTCGGAATGTCTTTGAGGATTTCGAAGTCGAGCCGGTGGAGTTTGGGTTCTCCTGCTCACCGGTGATCGTGGATGACACGCTCTATCTGCCGGTGGGAGCACCTGGTGCATCCATGGTGGCCCTGAACCCGCAAACCGGGGAGACGTTGTGGAAGGCCGGTGACGAGCCTATCAGCCATGTGTCCGTCTATCCCATTCGGCTTCGCGGACAACGAGTTCTGCTGACTTATTTGCGAAATTCCCTGTTGGCGTTTGATGATCGAGGACACATCCTGTGGCGGAAATTTCTTTCGGCCGGCTACGACGAACACGCCGCCTGGCCGATCTACTCGGAACCCTACTTGTGGATTTCCGGACCGTTTCAAGCCGGTTCGGAACTCTTGGAACTGACGCTTGATCCACCGGCAGCGAAAACCGTCTGGAAAAAAAAGGTGCTCTCGAATGATGTCTGTTCCAGCGTGCTGGTCGAAGGGCACGTTTACGGTTTCGATGTCAGGGACGCCCAATCCAAACTGCATCGACCGTCCCGGGGTGAGTTTCAATGCGTGGAACTCCTCACAGGCGAGGTCCAGTGGACCAACGGCTCACCCAATATGCGACGCAGCCTGAGCGATGAGACGGACGGCTCGGAAGTCATCGGCCAAGCCACCGTGTTAGTCGCGGACGACAAACTCATTCTGCTCAACGATCTCGGCGAATTGATCGTCGCCAAGGTGAACCCGCTGAAGTATGAAGAACTCTGGCGTGTGCATTTGCTGAAGGGCGACATCTGTTGGACGCAACCGATGTTACTCAATGGTTGTCTGTATGCGCGAAATCAAACTCGGCTGGTCAGTGTGCTGCTCCAATCACCGGAAGCCTCACATATTCCGACAGATCGTCCCTTGATGACCATCGACGACTTGCCGCAATCGGAGTACCGCGATTGGACTCAGATTTTGCTGCCCATTGAACCCTATTATTCGATGGATGCCCCGACCGTTTCTGAGTCTTGGGACTGGTTTGGGATCAGTCACCTACTGCTCGTCGCCGGAATCGTTTTGGCCGCCATCGTCACAGGCGTCGTCCGGTTAATTGATCTTCGGTCTCCAACCCAATCCCAGAACGTCTCTGGCAACTCGCGACAGCACATCTTCCGCAATACCTGTTGGCTGAGTTGGTTTTTCGCGGGGCTGCTCGGCACGACGCTCATCAGTCAGCAACTCGACCGGTTTATCTTCACGTGGCCGCTCAGTCTGTTTGTCGTGTTTCAGATGACGCTGTATCGCACCGGTGGGCGAACGGAATTGACGATGCCGTCGCGTCTTCTCAACTTGGTCTGCATCGTGTTGTTTCTTGGTTTGTCAGTCGTTTACTTTCTTCTCTGCCGTCGCTTGAGTTTGGCATTCGAATGGAGCTTTCTCGCAGCCTACCCGGCGGCGGTCCCGTTCTCGTTACTGGCTCGTTGGTTCTCAAAATCGCCCCGTTTTCCGCGAATTTTGGAGTGTGTGGTAACGGTGGTCTCCTGGTGCGTGTACTTCTGGACGGCGGTTGGAATCATCGTCTGGAAATATCACCAGTGA
- a CDS encoding glycoside hydrolase family protein codes for MKTTRFLAQRLFNSFLTLFLFASICDAAEISIQELQRVHIPEAHQAVAVDSSSFYAIASRSIAKYDKETSKKIEEWSAPDGSHILHLNSGVVLEGKLHCANSNWPSSPLENTIEVFSTDTLTHVATRKFDVTEGAINWIERYQDAWWVAFAFYGDEVNQTFLARYNNDWKETGRWHFPKSVLQRFRPNSNSGGAFGPNGRLFVTGHDHAELYVMKVPEQSGELKHLSTVSAPIAGQGIAWDRSDIGTLYGIVRKTKEVVKMRLSNSEAYAKLKQPVEWIRDENNPILPPRQGMGVFDSTRCMNPWVLRSGDSYNVYYGGGSDRGKHTIGVATAPVDDLTHWERQGPLFKNGPAGSFDAAWCVLPHVVKMDDSQWHLYYTGNAGRGSGLSAFPGIGLATSQDGLNWTRHGDTPVLAPSGQLGDPDAIGVAGGSVLRVTQSDGTQQWRFYYTGCPTTGERHDLNQQKVICLAVSEDGVTWHKQGAVMLRDPNRSYEDIAVAGPVVHQQEDGTFRMWYSAIGSRWGYYSICYAESTDGIHWRRGRNDGDNLQLTPTGTGWEKQMVEYPTVIREGNHLRLFYCGNSYGRTGIGTAVSK; via the coding sequence ATGAAGACGACGAGATTCCTCGCCCAACGACTCTTTAACTCATTTCTGACTTTGTTTCTGTTCGCTTCGATTTGTGACGCGGCCGAGATCTCAATTCAGGAATTACAGAGAGTGCACATCCCGGAAGCTCATCAGGCGGTCGCGGTAGATTCGTCTTCGTTCTATGCCATTGCTAGTCGCTCGATTGCCAAATATGACAAAGAAACCTCAAAGAAAATCGAAGAGTGGTCAGCACCGGATGGTTCCCACATTTTGCACTTGAATAGTGGAGTCGTGCTTGAGGGAAAATTGCACTGTGCGAACTCGAATTGGCCGAGTTCACCTTTGGAAAACACCATTGAAGTTTTTTCGACGGACACACTGACACATGTCGCAACTCGGAAATTCGACGTCACTGAAGGAGCCATCAATTGGATTGAACGGTATCAAGACGCATGGTGGGTTGCGTTTGCTTTCTATGGTGATGAGGTCAATCAAACATTTCTGGCACGATACAATAACGACTGGAAAGAGACAGGACGTTGGCACTTTCCGAAGTCTGTTCTGCAACGCTTTCGGCCGAACAGCAATTCCGGCGGGGCATTTGGCCCCAATGGCAGACTGTTCGTTACTGGCCACGACCATGCTGAACTCTATGTTATGAAAGTCCCCGAGCAGTCCGGAGAGCTGAAACATCTCTCGACGGTTTCTGCTCCGATTGCTGGACAAGGAATCGCTTGGGATCGCAGTGATATTGGTACACTCTATGGAATCGTCCGTAAGACGAAAGAAGTGGTCAAAATGCGGCTATCGAATTCCGAAGCGTATGCCAAGCTGAAGCAGCCTGTCGAATGGATTCGAGACGAGAATAACCCAATCCTTCCGCCTCGTCAGGGAATGGGTGTCTTTGATTCGACTCGCTGTATGAATCCGTGGGTTCTTCGATCGGGCGATTCGTACAATGTGTACTATGGCGGCGGAAGCGATCGGGGCAAGCATACCATTGGAGTCGCAACCGCTCCAGTTGATGATCTCACTCATTGGGAACGGCAAGGCCCATTGTTCAAGAACGGTCCTGCGGGTTCATTCGATGCGGCTTGGTGCGTGTTGCCACATGTGGTGAAGATGGATGACAGTCAGTGGCATCTGTACTACACAGGGAACGCCGGGCGTGGCTCGGGGTTGAGTGCTTTTCCGGGAATCGGCCTTGCGACGAGTCAGGATGGCCTCAACTGGACGCGGCATGGAGACACACCGGTCCTCGCACCGAGCGGACAGCTTGGTGATCCGGATGCCATCGGCGTTGCAGGGGGATCGGTCTTGAGAGTCACTCAGTCGGACGGGACTCAACAATGGCGTTTCTACTACACCGGCTGTCCGACCACGGGTGAACGACATGATCTGAATCAGCAGAAAGTGATCTGCCTTGCTGTCTCGGAAGATGGTGTTACCTGGCATAAACAGGGAGCCGTGATGTTGCGAGATCCAAATCGCAGCTACGAAGACATTGCCGTGGCCGGTCCGGTCGTGCATCAGCAGGAGGACGGCACATTTCGAATGTGGTACTCCGCCATTGGTTCACGCTGGGGGTACTACTCAATTTGTTATGCCGAATCTACAGACGGAATTCATTGGCGACGTGGTCGGAACGACGGGGACAACTTGCAACTCACACCAACGGGAACTGGTTGGGAAAAACAGATGGTCGAGTATCCCACTGTCATTCGCGAGGGCAATCATCTTCGCCTGTTCTACTGCGGCAACAGTTATGGTCGAACTGGAATCGGCACCGCCGTGTCAAAGTGA